In [Mycobacterium] stephanolepidis, the genomic window ACCAACAAGCCGGTGTCGACGAGGAAACGTTAAGACTTTTGTTGCGCAACATCTTCCAGGCGGCCGGCGGTACCCATGATGACTGGGACACCTACGACAGGGTGATGGCCGAGGAACGACGCGCCGCAGTTCTGATCGCACCCGGCCGCGTCTACTCCAATCCCACGCGGGGATAGCCCGCGATGTGCACCGCTACTTCGCGACCTTGGCTGCTCGCTTCGAGCGCGTGTCATGGGCGGGAAGCATCAGCTCGGCACTGGCGCGCAGATGGGCACGGGCCTCGGCAGCACTGAGTTCGTGGGAAAGCCACCGGGAGGCCAGGCCCTCGGTGAGCGCGTTGAGGAGCAAGGCGACGCGGTCGGCGTCGACGGTTTCGGACACCTCACCGATCTCCTGAGTGGCACGGATGGCGGCAGCGGTTTCGCGCGTCCACTCGTGGGACGTTCGTGCCAGAGGTGCGCGTATCGGTTCCTCGTAGACGGCGGATGCGCGCAACTCGTTCCAAACCAGAGAGTTCTCCACCACCTCCGGGGAGTCTTGGATTTCGGCGAGGAGATGCTCGATGAGCTGGGCTCGCGACACTCCGGAGCCGCTGGCGGCCTGCCGATATGCGCGCGCCTGGTCGTTGATGTAGGTGAGAGCTGCCGCGAGCAGACCGTCACGGTCTTTGAAGTGGTAGTAGAGCAGGCCTGATGACACCCCAGCCACTTGCGCGACGTCGCTGACGCGCAGGCCGCGGACGCCGTTCTCGGCGATAGCGGCGGCGCTGGCCTGCAGGATCGCATCCTGTCGACTGGTCACCTGACACACTCCCTTCCGCGGCGGACAGCTCGCTACATGTTAGGGAAGGACAGGGCGGGCTGTTGTTGGGTGATGCAGTGGATACCACCGCCACGCGCGAAGATCTCGCGCGCATCGACGGTTACCACCCGGCGGCCCGGATACTCCTCGGCAAGAATGGCTTCAGCGGTATCGTCGGCTGAATCACCGAACTGGCAGGCGATCACGCCATCATTGACGACCAGATGGTTGATGTAGCTGTAGTCCACCCAGCCTTCGCTGTCACGAAGCACCTGCGGTGCAGGAACATGCGTTATCTCCCAAGGCTTTCCCTGGGCATCGTGACTCTGTGCCAGCAGGTCGGCGATCGCCCGGGTGACGTCGTAATCGGGGTGCGCGGCATCGTTCTGTGCGTGTACCAGCAGCCGTCCCGGAGACGGAATCGTGGCCACCATGTCGACGTGGCCGCGTGTGCCGAAGCGTTCATAGTCGCGAGTCAGGCCACGCGGCAGCCAGATCACATGACGAGCGCCGATCGTGCGCGCCAACTCGGCTTCGACCGCGGCCTTGTCCAGCCCCGGATTGCGGGCGGGATCGAGCTGCACAGTATCGGTGACTAGCACTGTGCCCTCGCCGTCGACCTGGATGCCGCCGCCCTCATTGACCAAGGGGGAGGAGATGACCTCCGCCCCGGCGAGCCCGCCGACAATTTCGCCGATACGCGCGTCGTTGTCCCAGCGCGCCCAATCGCCGGCGCCGCCCCATCCGTTGAACACCCAGTCCACCGCACCTTGGCGCCCATCCGCGGAGTGCACAAAGGTGGGGCCGATATCTCTCATCCAGGCGTCATCGAGCGGCGCCTCGAATGTCTCGATTTCCTGGGATAGATATGTGCGCGCCGCAGAGCGATCGGCGGGGTCAACAATCATCGAGACCGGCGCGAAGTCGAGGATGGCGTGCGCGACCGCGGCCCAGGCGGTGCGTGCCTCGTGCGCGGATTCCGCGTTCTCGAAGACGGCGGCCCCACGTGGCGGAAATGCCATCCAGACGCGCTGCTGCGGTGCCGATTCCGGCGGCATGAGCCAGGTCATGACGCCTGCGACCCGTAGGGGCTGGCCGTGTCGACAGGTGCGGTGAGGCGGCCATAGGTGTCGGGCCGGCGGGTTGTGTTGAACGGGAACAGATCCAGCCAATCCTGGCGCTGCTGAAGATCGATATCCGCCACCAACACCGCTGCCGCATCACGAGGGGCCTGCACCAGAATTCGGCCATATGGATCGGAAATGAACGAGGAACCATAGAAGTTGACGCCTCCCTCATTTCCGAAACGGTTGGGCACCACCATGAATGTCCCTGCGGTAATGCCGTTTCCCACAATCACGTGCTGCCAGAGCGGCTGGGTATCAAAGGCCGGGAACGCCGGTTCGGAACCGATCGCCGTGGGATAGACCAGGATCTCCGCACCGGCCAGCGAGTACATCCGCG contains:
- a CDS encoding TetR/AcrR family transcriptional regulator encodes the protein MTSRQDAILQASAAAIAENGVRGLRVSDVAQVAGVSSGLLYYHFKDRDGLLAAALTYINDQARAYRQAASGSGVSRAQLIEHLLAEIQDSPEVVENSLVWNELRASAVYEEPIRAPLARTSHEWTRETAAAIRATQEIGEVSETVDADRVALLLNALTEGLASRWLSHELSAAEARAHLRASAELMLPAHDTRSKRAAKVAK
- a CDS encoding agmatine deiminase family protein, translating into MTWLMPPESAPQQRVWMAFPPRGAAVFENAESAHEARTAWAAVAHAILDFAPVSMIVDPADRSAARTYLSQEIETFEAPLDDAWMRDIGPTFVHSADGRQGAVDWVFNGWGGAGDWARWDNDARIGEIVGGLAGAEVISSPLVNEGGGIQVDGEGTVLVTDTVQLDPARNPGLDKAAVEAELARTIGARHVIWLPRGLTRDYERFGTRGHVDMVATIPSPGRLLVHAQNDAAHPDYDVTRAIADLLAQSHDAQGKPWEITHVPAPQVLRDSEGWVDYSYINHLVVNDGVIACQFGDSADDTAEAILAEEYPGRRVVTVDAREIFARGGGIHCITQQQPALSFPNM